One stretch of Manis pentadactyla isolate mManPen7 chromosome 10, mManPen7.hap1, whole genome shotgun sequence DNA includes these proteins:
- the KLHDC7B gene encoding kelch domain-containing protein 7B — MIQGASEPAGPGWAWGWGGDGDGDGAGLALLALAVVAATALALHWLGSGQEQEAAGLAPTAAGQAGGAGPALPPKAKVSGGIEGHSSGLGKPDPPGCSQGGPMAAGTQDQEPPRGRGLAATVTSRLKTPGRAAGGWGLGQQHGSAAPETLQAKGRGPFRPGGTLLGRSQAGGTSAPLLIHFTPRSPGREIEERVEAGELRAKVPGDQAPVHAKEQDTTPWHQGVRSPGSLGRGPGSQRRKVDNSSGDRTYHSLKQDPLRLGTVVSVWDTVDAASSLSRGVQRPPSPQVLPPSHMLAGPLMDGSERGSGKESSQPAPVLILGSGAEAGESREAGPWAPPESKGSPAPMEGGPWAGREVVVTRSFRQAPGSMGPWPEGPQWGWPLLFQGQGTTEACHLGKAGSRSSGNHFSFSSGLGGAEKEGGHSSREGGASWQGQKEQGRGQGAGSLDRGEPDTDICRGDPSPSPSAPPRICVANPLPCSATLPSACPHPGPSPAPTLPTSSPSDSLPFRVSQGPAGGDCLRDVPALTAAPAPAPAPAPAPAPSTASAPVTAPAPTSGPGLTSHEPSGALCKGKQGGQISTSWGNLISMVLRSHPFPRQEGPQGRAPSAAPGSPRDPSTFALSENRKSGALPEGVVSSLKDSHSSARMVPGTGTGVLAEAGCRPQQETPSASTPGLPTGPRGDGDEDRHPAFLLPQAAMPRAPSPPAEPAQPGPAPSPTARPEAQPIPRPRKHSLCRIAENSEWEVSQAAPRQHQGETTAERPSSAGSRGGLTEKQKETQKLMVFLQRPRSWGVVEGPRKPISTGQETAPGVALQWRLDLGSCLDILAFAQQHGEPCLAQKAYALMSDNLLRVLGDPSLYRQLSGADRERILSLRTGRGQAVLGVLVLPSLYQMGRSGPTGGAPGEEAPVAGPAPLPPRSHVHVFNPQENTWQHLTEVPEEAPLRGCGLCTMHNYLFLAGGVRGSGAKATCSNEVFCYNPLTNIWSQMRPMQQARAQLKLVALDGLLYAIGGECLYSMERYDPRTDAWTSRAPLPAGTFPVAHEAVACRGDIYVTGGHLFCRLLRYSPVKDTWDECPYSASHRRSSDMVALGGFLYRFDLLRGVGAAVMRYNTVTGSWSRAAPLPLPDPAPLRCAVLDDTIYCLSHQVTATLTVSEGTAQFQAKGLQPFPLGNKGVLCPFILTLPPADPFQTAI; from the coding sequence ATGATCCAGGGCGCCTCGGAGCCTGCCGgccctggctgggcctggggctggggcggggACGGCGATGGGGATGGCGCTGGGCTGGCCCTGCTGGCGCTGGCTGTGGTGGCTGCCACTGCCCTGGCCTTGCACTGGCTTGGCTCTGGGCAGGAGCAGGAGGCGGCAGGACTGGCACCCACAGCCGCCGGGCAGGCAGGAGGAGCTGGGCCAGCCCTGCCCCCAAAGGCCAAGGTCAGTGGTGGCATCGAGGGACACAGCTCAGGGCTGGGGAAGCCAGACCCTCCGGGATGCAGCCAGGGGGGCCCAATGGCAGCCGGGACCCAGGATCAGGAGCCCCCAAGAGGTAGAGGTCTGGCTGCTACAGTCACATCTCGGCTCAAGACACCTGGCAGGgcggctgggggctggggcttgGGGCAGCAGCATGGTAGTGCCGCCCCGGAAACCCTCCAGGCTAAGGGAAGGGGGCCTTTCAGGCCAGGTGGTACCCTCCTGGGTAGGAGCCAAGCAGGGGGTACATCTGCCCCCCTCTTGATACACTTCACGCCTCGGAGTCCTGGAAGAGAAATAGAGGAGCGGGTGGAGGCAGGAGAGCTCCGAGCAAAGGTGCCAGGTGACCAGGCCCCGGTCCATGCCAAGGAACAGGACACTACCCCCTGGCACCAAGGTGTGAGGTCACCTGGCTCCCTGGGGAGAGGCCCAGGCAGCCAACGGAGGAAGGTGGACAATAGCTCAGGAGATAGAACCTACCACTCCCTGAAGCAGGACCCCCTGCGCCTGGGCACTGTGGTGAGCGTGTGGGACACTGTGGATGCAGCCAGCAGCCTCTCCAGGGGCGTCCAGAggcccccctccccccaggtGCTGCCCCCATCACACATGCTGGCTGGGCCCCTGATGGATGGCTCAGAGCGGGGCAGTGGGAAGGAgagctcccagccagccccagtcCTGATTCTGGGCTCAGGGGCTGAAGCTGGTGAGAGCAGAgaggctgggccctgggccccccCGGAGTCTAAGGGATCCCCAGCCCCCATGGAAGGAGGgccctgggcagggagggaggtcgTTGTCACTAGGAGCTTCAGACAGGCCCCAGGCTCCATGGGCCCATGGCCAGAGGGGCCGCAGTGGGGATGGCCACTCTTATTCCAAGGTCAGGGAACGACAGAGGCCTGCCATTTGGGAAAGGCTGGATCTCGCAGCTCTGGAAACCACTTTTCCTTCAGctcagggctgggaggggcagagAAGGAAGGGGGCCACAGCAGCAGAGAAGGGGGAGCATCCTGGCAAGGCCAGAAGGAGCAGGGCCGTGGGCAAGGGGCTGGCAGTCTGGACAGAGGGGAGCCAGACACAGACATCTGCAGGGGTGACCCCTCCCCAagtccctcagccccaccccgaATATGTGTCGCTAACCCCCTCCCATGCTCAGCTACTCTGCCCTCAGCATGTCCCCACCCAGGCCCCTCACCTGCCCCCACTCTTCCCACCTCTTCTCCTTCAGACTCTTTGCCCTTCAGAGTTAGCCAGGGTCCTGCTGGGGGTGACTGCCTCAGAGACGTGCCAGCTCTGACcgcagcccctgcccctgcccctgcccctgcccctgcccctgccccatctACAGCTTCTGCCCCAGTTACAGCCCCCGCCCCCACTAGTGGGCCAGGGCTTACATCTCACGAGCCCAGTGGGGCTCTCTGCAAGGGTAAGCAGGGAGGGCAGATCTCAACTAGCTGGGGAAACCTTATTTCCATGGTTCTTAGGAGTCACCCCTTCCCCAGGCAAGAGGGCCCCCAGGGGAGAGCCCCAAGCGCAGCTCCAGGGAGCCCTAGAGACCCCAGCACCTTCGCACTCTCTGAAAACAGAAAGTCTGGTGCTCTGCCTGAAGGGGTTGTGTCCAGCCTCAAGGACAGTCACAGCTCGGCCAGAATGGTCCCAGGGACAGGCACAGGGGTCCTTGCTGAGGCTGGATGTCGGCCACAGCAGGAGACCCCCAGCGCTTCCACCCCAGGCCTGCCCACAGGCCCAAGAGGAGATGGAGATGAGGACAGACATCCGGCCTTCCTGCTGCCCCAAGCTGCCATGCCCAGGGCCCCGTCACCGCCCGCTGAGCCCGCGCAGCCTGGCCCTGCACCTTCCCCGACTGCGAGGCCAGAGGCGCAGCCTATCCCCCGGCCACGGAAGCACAGCTTGTGCAGAATAGCCGAGAACTCTGAGTGGGAGGTCAGCCAGGCTGCCCCAAGGCAGCACCAGGGGGAGACAACAGCCGAGAGGCCCAGCTCTGCAGGCAGCCGGGGGGGCCTCacagagaagcagaaagagaCCCAAAAACTCATGGTGTTTCTGCAGAGGCCCCGGAGCTGGGGAGTGGTGGAGGGGCCCCGCAAGCCCATCTCCACAGGCCAGGAGACAGCTCCAGGAGTCGCTCTGCAGTGGCGGCTGGACCTGGGCAGCTGCCTGGACATTCTGGCCTTCGCCCAGCAGCACGGGGAGCCCTGCCTGGCCCAGAAGGCCTATGCCCTGATGAGTGACAATCTGCTGCGCGTGCTGGGAGACCCGAGCCTCTACCGGCAGCTGAGTGGGGCTGACCGGGAGCGCATCCTGAGCCTTCGGACCGGCCGGGGCCAGGCGGTGCTGGGGGTCCTGGTGCTGCCCAGCCTTTACCAGATGGGCCGCTCCGGGCCCACAGGGGGCGCTCCTGGGGAGGAGGCTCCTGTGGCGGGGCCTGCACCCCTGCCTCCTCGCTCACACGTGCACGTGTTCAACCCCCAAGAGAACACATGGCAGCACCTGACTGAGGTGCCCGAGGAGGCCCCGCTGCGGGGCTGCGGCCTCTGCACCATGCACAACTACCTGTTCCTGGCAGGGGGCGTCCGGGGCTCCGGTGCCAAGGCCACCTGCTCCAATGAGGTCTTCTGCTACAACCCTCTGACCAACATCTGGAGCCAGATGCGGCCCATGCAGCAGGCCCGCGCCCAGCTTAAACTGGTGGCCCTGGACGGGTTGCTCTACGCCATCGGGGGCGAGTGCCTATACAGCATGGAGCGCTATGACCCGCGCACAGATGCCTGGACCTCACGCGCACCCCTCCCTGCAGGCACCTTCCCTGTGGCACACGAAGCTGTGGCCTGCCGTGGGGACATCTACGTCACCGGGGGCCACCTCTTCTGCCGCTTGCTCAGGTACAGCCCTGTGAAGGACACATGGGATGAATGCCCCTACAGTGCCAGCCACCGGCGCTCCAGTGACATGGTGGCACTGGGGGGCTTCCTGTACCGCTTCGACCTGCTGCGGGGTGTGGGTGCCGCAGTGATGCGCTACAACACAGTGACTGGGTCCTGGAGCCGAGCCGCCCCCCTTCCACTGCCCGACCCAGCCCCACTCCGCTGCGCCGTGTTGGATGACACCATTTACTGCCTCAGCCACCAGGTCACCGCCACCCTCACGGTCTCTGAGGGGACTGCTCAGTTCCAGGCCAAGGGGCTGCAGCCCTTTCCCCTGGGGAACAAGGGAGTCCTCTGCCCATTCATCCTGACACTGCCCCCCGCAGACCCGTTTCAGACTGCCATCTGA